From Ficedula albicollis isolate OC2 chromosome 5, FicAlb1.5, whole genome shotgun sequence, one genomic window encodes:
- the GPR68 gene encoding ovarian cancer G-protein coupled receptor 1 — protein MIPREKQKMVNFTENVTEKCNINHNIHETLSPVVYIFVFILGLPANCLSLYYGYLQIKAKNELGIYLCNLTIADLLYIFSLPFWLQYALQHDNWTYDELLCKVCGIILYENIYISVGFLCCISIDRYLAVVHPFRFQRFRTMKAAAIVSIIIWAKEIMTCCFVFTHGEISMDAESHLVCFEHYPIKKWEHNVNYYRFSAGFLFPLFLLAFSYCGILRVVHKSPGTQKKKKIQIKRLVSSTVFIFLVCFGPYHILLVVRSLLENNCSFAEKIFNVYHISLLLTTFNCVADPVLYCFSSESTYQNFVKLRDSCLTCLGHLNTETKESYPLNTTETPNRTQHEQQPGLLQMPPDGAETKDCFTTNVDSL, from the coding sequence ATGATACccagggagaagcagaagaTGGTGAATTTCACAGAGAATGTAACTGAGAAGTGCAATATTAATCATAATATCCACGAGACATTATCTCCTGTGGTGTACATATTTGTGTTTATATTAGGCTTGCCAGCTAACTGCCTGTCACTGTACTATGGCTATTTACAGATCAAAGCTAAAAATGAATTAGGTATCTACCTTTGCAATTTGACTATAGCAGACCTGCTGTAcatattttctttgcctttttggCTTCAGTATGCTTTACAGCATGACAACTGGACCTACGATGAGCTGCTGTGCAAAGTTTGTGGCATCATCCTGTATGAGAATATCTACATCAGCGTGGGCTTCCTGTGCTGCATCTCCATCGATCGCTATCTGGCCGTGGTGCACCCCTTCCGCTTCCAGCGCTTTCGCACCATGAAGGCTGCTGCCATCGTCAGCATCATCATCTGGGCCAAGGAAATTATGACATGCTGCTTTGTCTTCACTCATGGGGAGATCAGTATGGATGCTGAGAGCCACTTGGTGTGCTTTGAGCATTACCCCATCAAGAAATGGGAGCACAATGTCAATTACTACCGTTTCTCTGCTGgcttccttttccccctctttctgCTGGCCTTCTCCTACTGTGGGATTTTACGAGTTGTCCACAAGAGCCCCGGCActcaaaagaagaagaaaatccaaattaaaagaCTGGTTTCAAGcactgttttcatatttttagtCTGCTTTGGACCATACCACATCCTACTTGTAGTTCGTAGCTTGTTGGAGAACAACTGCTCATTtgctgagaaaatatttaatgtttacCATATTTCTCTCCTGTTAACTACTTTTAACTGTGTTGCTGACCCAGTATTGTACTGTTTTTCCAGTGAAAGCACCTACCAGAACTTTGTCAAGTTGAGAGACTCTTGTCTAACATGTTTAGGCCATCTGAATACTGAGACAAAGGAATCCTATCCATTGAACACTACTGAAACTCCCAACAGAACACAGCATGAACAACAACCAGGGTTATTACAAATGCCACCTGATGGTGCTGAAACGAAGGACTGCTTCACAACTAATGTAGACAGCCTCTAG